The Gorilla gorilla gorilla isolate KB3781 chromosome 11, NHGRI_mGorGor1-v2.1_pri, whole genome shotgun sequence genome contains the following window.
TGGCCTCTGGGGACTTATGAGAAGAACTGAGATGGTGAACAAGCCCCCTGGCTATTTCAGCTCTCCTGGGCTGGATGACCCATGAGGGGCAGATGACTCACTGGGGGAAATTGTGAACTTGATGGGAATGGATGAAGAagcagcaagaaaatggaaagtggCAGAGTGCTTTACAGTGACATACTTGTCAATTCTAATTATCCATACAAATAGATTTCAATGCAAAGTGgtgagtaatttaaaaaaatccatttgccTATGGAAATGAGGGGCATAATTTATTTTGGCAGCAGATTCCCCTtgctaattatatttttcataggatgaaatttaaattaattttcattcttGATCCCATAGGAGCTGGATGTTGGTGGGAAGTTGTGGGAGTTTTCCCGGGAGTAAGAGGGCTGCCAGGTCAAGCATTTGCCAAAAATAGGCATAAGTGGGACAGTCTCCATGTGGGAAAGCACTGCAAAGAATGGGAGAGTGAACACAAAACCAAGAAGTCTGGCAAGCGTTTGGTTCAGAAAAGATGTAGAAATGTAGAAATGTCCCAGTCACTGTTGCCATCCCAGGAACAGGAACAAGTCCATGTCAGTTATGTCCTACTTGGTAAAAAGTAGAAGGTGACTCACAAGCAACAACTATGGGCCATTTTTGGTTTAAGTTACTTGTCAGTGCTTTGGATGTCTTCTAATGATTTATCTCTAACTCTTGTCCATCttttggggctctgcagttctAGTCAGGAACTACTTCAAACACCAGTCTGTAACAGGCAACAATTAAATATCACCGCACTTCTGTTTTATCCGCCCCTGTTCCTAGCAAGGGCAGGAAGAAATGTGCCTACAAGAGACACAGGGGGAAAAGGGGAGAAAATAATTCACCATTGATATAATTGATATAATTTCATAATTAAACCCAATTTTATATCAATTCACCATTGATATAATTTCATAATTAAACCCAAATTTGAGAACATCCTTCATTTGGAGTTCTATACGTATTTCTTCCCTGAATCAACCTAACACTAACGGCTTCCCAAGAAACCAACATTTTGATTTCAAAGCTCATTTGAAGAGGAAAAGAACATAAGTGAGACAGGAAATAATCCTGGGAGAGAAAGCTCCTGGAAAGCATAACCTTTGCAAAAGTTACTAATTTAGAAAACTTTGCAGGCGGAGGGCAAAATATGCATGTTTCTTATTAGCATCAAAATACCATTTAGAATAGAATTCTTCAATTAAGGATGTTAAAATTGTAACATTTCGCAGAACTTAATAAGATGATAACAATTTGTgtaattattgtattattttctgcCATTTTATCACCGTGGTACCATTTTAATGGGATAGTATTTGATGCTTTTTTATTAgcagacatgattttttttttttagaccatgTGACACTGGGTGAAGAGAATACCCACAACTTAAATTAAAATACCCATACTAAAATGGTCATATTAAAATGGTTCACGATGAAGGTATATGATCTCATtaattttgttaatgatttttatttttgtccagTGATAGCTAAATAGGAGCCTAGAGCTGTCTTTCTTTGAGACTTTTCATTTCCGAAAATTATCTAAATCTACAGGAAGGAAGAACTTGAAACATGTAGCAAGCATAGTGTACCTCTTTCTGACTTACTGACTTAATACCAAGGCAGTCTTTCTAGGAGATGCCTTTTCCCTATTTTATaatgattttatataatttaaataaaagtacCAAGTAACATGGCCCTTGTCTAAATTACACAAAAATTAGAGCTAAGTGGTCTATCAACAATGGCAGAATTGGGGATATAAGCTTCTAATTAAGGctctgaaataagaaaaaatttaattcagACAAACATTAACAGgacttttaaacatattttagaatGTTTCTAGCAATACAAACTGCACAATGAATATGCAGTTACCAGTGAACTAAGCGGAGGTTTGCTACACATGTGGATTTGTTATATGTATGGAAataatctattattattatatattagaaTACTAAAAATGCCTTAGGACTCTCATAACTATATATAATCTTAGTTTGTAAAGAACAAAAGTTGGTGGTATAGTATGTCATAAGGTTTCAAACAGTggttttatttagaaaaagagtgtgATACGTAGTGCATTGCATATAGACATTGTTTTCATCCAAAATAACTGCTATGAAAACAATTCTTTGCAACACACTTTAAAATAAGCAGACGGTGAATTTACCTTGAGCCCTAGTGGGGGGAAATTCTCTTCAACTCTGAATTTTAGAAGGTTCATGGGTATTCACATCAATGTGCTGTGGTGTTAAAATACATCTCATTTTGCATCTAATCTCCTTCCTATATAGGCTGATAACATATAATAAATGAGTTTTCCCTCCTATTCTTGTACTAGTCACAAAGGAGTCTATAGCAACGTCCTTTGTGAAATTAGTAATTTTAGCCCAATCCATGCTGATGATTATAGAGATGAAACAAAAAGCactgcattttacatttaaaaaaatgactagCTGGTCAACTATCCAGGTTAATAACATTTCTCTGTAAGGAAAAGCTTCTCAGCATGACTAATTTGTCTTTCAGCTAACTGGAAAAATCATCATATGGATTATGTATATGTGGGGTCGTTAGGGAATCTTTGTACTTCACAGAAAATAATTAGAGTGTTTCTTGCAGATATTCTGGAAAGACCAAAGGACCCTGTGAAAGACTGCAGATGAGAGAGGAAAAGCATGGCAAATAACCTTAGCATTAGGaagtaataagaaaataaaaatgaaattgtgaCAGCCAAACAtaaagtctttttgttttttggtatttcTGTACAGTGAAGATATACCCTAGGCTGTCAGGACCATATTAAATGGGGCATAGTTAAATTGAGTGCCTCTGATAAGGGGCTCTGCCAGGCTATCAAAGTTTTCCATCAGCTGGATTGAATTTCCAGCATATTGCACATTTTCACACGttcattctctcttcctcctttcagtGACACCACAAGGGCAGCCTTAGATATGCTTATAATTTGTGGTTTTATAATGCAGGGGACATCTGTGTTTTCAAAGAAGGGATGATACCATGGAAGCCAAGAGCAGAAATGggatgagggaaagaaaaaaaaaaaaacttttgcaaCGAACATAATCTGCATACAATTTTGGAGAGTTTGTAAAAAAGACCTTATGGCTCTGTAGAGTCAAGAGCtatttgaataaaaaaatttaaacatccaTTTCTCTCAAATTAAACTCTGTGAAACTTGAAGGAAATCTAAACATCAATAAGTATTTATAGCTAATAATTAATAACTAACAATGTCAACCATGGTCACTTTAAAATCTCCTCTACTCTTGAATGACTCCAGAAAATAATGCAGGGAAATATTTCAAGTTTTCCCTCAGAAAACTGTAGTATGTACTATATTTTAATAAGCTCTTTATTAGAGTACAGAAAGATATGGATATAGTAATTCtgtaaagagaattttttttgtgtttaagTGCTCTGGAACTTGCCAAAAGGAACAATGAATACTATCAAATTATTTACACAAGTACATGAAGAATGTACAGAGAGTAAGTGCAATTTaaggtaattttaaaacaaaaatgttaactgAAACTAGTACACcccaggaaaatataaaaatactctttcatttattttttatttattttttttgagaaggagtttcgctctgtcacccaggctggagtgcagtggcacaatctcggctcactgcaagctctgcctcctgggttcacgccattctcctgcctcagcgtcccaagtcgctgggactacaggcgcccgccaccatgcctggctaattttttgtatttttagtagagacagggtttcaccttgttagctaggatggtctcgatctcctgaccttgtgatccgcccgccttggcctcccaaagtactgggattacaggtgtgagccaccgcacctggccttattttttaatttttaaaaagaagtctaCTCCCTGAGTTCTGGACCTCACAATAGACTAAATGATAGGGAGCCAAGTTCCAAAAAAGATTTCTTAGTCTTAATAGCCTCTGTCTAAGTTGCATGAATTGGTACATACAACTTTCATAAAACATGAACAATGCTTAAATCAAATCATCAAAACAGGCAATACTCTCTTAAATTGTTTAgcacttttacttttaaaatcatgttCATTCCTTTTCGGTTGCTGGTGATATTAGAAATAATCATCAAAACAAATTTCCAGCCCAGTGGTGTAATTTGAAGATGATACCAGTAGCATCATTTGCCTGGACTCACTGCGATTATACTCAACGTTCTGAAAACAGCTGGGAAAAGCAGCATTTCCTGAGAGCCAGGCCCACTCGAGGTCCAGCTGCCAGCTCTCTGCTGCAGTTGTCACCAGGATTTCGCTCTCTTTTTACAAATCCTTTTTCACTGACCTTTTCTTTCCCCCAGTTGCAATCTCTTACCCATACACTTTCATTAGCAAACGGTAGAAAGACCCCAGCCAGAACATCTCAGATTGTAGCACTTGATACCAGGATGGTGGAGCACTTACCAGGGAGTCTTTTGGTACTTCCATATCGGCTttgattttcatgtttttcttgtgGTTTCCTTGAGTGCTGATAGAGCTGCCGATGAGACAGGAGCCCTGAGAGCTGCCCTTTAACACACTCCTGCAGGAAGCATTACTTGATCCACTTTCTGTCTGTGGAGCTGCTTTCTTATCAACTCTGCAGGTAGAAAGTGATTCCTCTGATAAGTTACCTTGCTCCTTCTTCAATCACTCTCCTTTTCctaatctttttaatatttaaagtaacCTCTTTGTAGCTCTTTGTCTTTAAACCTTTGAGGGATAAGGGTTTCTCATGGGCCTTGATCAAATCTTCAAATATTCTAGTAGCATGTCAATTTAGATTTGACAATatcataatgtattttttatttttgtgatttcttGTGGAGAGGGGCAAAATAAAAACCACTGAAGAGTGATTACTAACTACATTTTTAGCTTAAGAGCAgcaagaaatataattatttctggAAAGTTTCCAAGTATATGTTTGCTAGGTATAATCAATGAAATCGGCATGCTTTAAAACGTATGtgtaattttcttccatttcacgCCATCTGGGTACATTCATAGCTCCTAGTGTAGGTGGAATTGCTATCAACCCTGATAAAACTTACCATTCTTTAATTTCAAAGACCATTGGTTTGGTTAACAAAGTAACATGGACTAAATGATCATTTTATTGCTAACTTGTATTTCATTGTTTAAATTCTGGCTAATGTATAAAAGACTGCTACTATTCATTTCTGCCTGTATGAAAAAACATGCTTGACTGGCCTTTAATGCACAGGAAGCAAACAACTCTTTTTAAGGTGGTGGAGGGACCCCTCTACATTGCTACCTGCTTTTCCAGTGAGTTACCTGTTCAAGAGTTCCGTCATGAAGGTGTCTTTCGTTGAACATGCAACAGGGCTGTGTCTATTCCTTGGTTCAATCTTCAGTTGGTTGTAAATGTCTTGTGGTGTTCTCTGATTATTTTTGCTTTGTAAACCGCCATCCGGGTTATCTGCTGACTTGGTGTCCTTGATAAGCTCATTTTCTGTCTCACACTGTAGTTCaggcttctttttctctttttttctttctgattttagttGTCTGTTTCCAAACCCCAAGACTTTTGcatctttcttttctactttggTTTTGGAGATGTCCATTTTCCTGCTACTCAGAGCTGGAAGTCTACTCTTCCGAAAACCAAACCAGCTGGCAAAAGAAGGCCCAGGCTTCTGCTTTGCTTCCACAGAGGTGGGCTTTGTTTGCACTTGGcccttttccacattttcctgaaTGCACAACATGACCTTTTCTTCGATTGTGGGTGAGAGGGGGGCTTCTGAACTCATAGCATCAGTCGCGGTTGCAGAGGCATCTGGATGCCTTCCAGAAGTTTCTAGCTTGGATGTACTGCTTGTTTCAAAAGTGCTTAGATGCTGAGTCCTCCCTGGGCTCTGCAGGGCTTCAGGGCAGTCTGTTGGGGGGGGTGGGCACCTGCGGTGGTCACTGCCTGGTTCCCCAAGTACAGCCACATTGGCACTGGGGCACTCTCCCTGGGTGAAGGCCTGCTGGTCTTCCTTTCCAGGTGGGATGAGGAGTCCCTCAGACTTTGGAGGGATCCTCAAAGGCAACTTACTTGGGCTCCCATGCTGACTGCTGAAGCTGCCTGAGCTCCCCAGGGAGCCCTGCCTGGAGGAGGGGTGCCCCGAGGGCCTCCCAACACTGGGGAGACTCTCCAACATGGGAGCAGAAGGGGCCTTGTTGGGAGAGCTTTCCGTGGAAGAGTTCTGCCGGGTAAGAGAATTGCCTCTCTCGGCGGTATTGGTAATGATCTGAGTTCGGACTTTGCCTGACCCTTCCATGGGGGGCGTAGAAGGCTTGTCTCCTGAGTGTGTACTGAAGCTCTGGCTGCGGGCTTTGGCGCCATTCATACCCAGAGCTGGTTTTAGGTGTGGTTTGCTGGAGGAAAGGGATCTTCTCATGGATCTATTATCTACCCCATCCCTTCCATCACTCCCAGGGATGCTACTTTCCAATGGCTCTTGTAGTGCTGTTTCCAGGGGAAGCCCATCAGCTAAACTGCCCTGTGCTTGTGAATCCAGTAGGGTCACATTTCTTTCACCCGCTGTGATCTCCATGCTTGCTGGATTCTTGGAGTCCTCTGGCTTAGACTTGTTCACAGCCACGGAACTTTTGGAGGCTTCATTTAAACTGTCTTTTTCATGTTTCCCTGGCACGGTGGAActtttcctgagcagctggggagACTTCATGAGCACTTTGAGTCCCACCGGAAGGCGAGTTTTCAGTCCTTTCTCATGAGCACTTTGACAACCATGAGGGCTGTTATGGCTTTTGGAGGGTGATGAGGACGATGAGGAACTGCTGACCTGAGATGATGGTGACTCATTTACCCCTAAGAAGGAAGGCTTGGGGGGTGTGGAGGCGCTGTCATTCAATTGTCCTTTTCTCCCTGGAGATACACTTTTGGAGGACGTCATTTCCAGTGGCTCATGGGTTGAAGGAGAGATCCTGGGAGTCTGTAATCCTATGTCCATTTGTGGGGTCCCAAGTGTTTGGCGAGGAGAGGTTTTGGGGACACCTCTCTTCGGAGAGACCTTTGGAGGCCCCAGAGCCATTACGGTGAAGGAGCTGGAGGGGGCATGAGCAGGGCATCGGGTTTGAATGACTGCTTCTGGGGAGGGCATAGGGTGAGTGAAGATAGGCTTTTTGAAGGCCACAGAAGGTTTCTTCCTCTGCACTTCTGTCGTGGCCGGATTAGAAGAAATAACCGGAGCAGAGGTTCCTTTCAGCAGCGGGGATTTGAATGGGGTCCTTGCTGTTTCACTGGGGACCCTGGTTTCGGACTTGGTGGATGAAGGTGCTGGTGAATAGTCATAGCTGGGCCTGGCGAGCAGGGAGACGGACCTGCCtggagggggtggaggggaaggggatTTTGCTCCTGCCTCCGGCCCAGAGCCACAGTGTTCATCCCTCGTGGGGGGCTCTCCACTGTCACTAGACTCAATGGCAGGCCTTGACCGTGACCCTGGAGTCTGACTCTTGGGGCACTGGACCCAGTCCCTCCTGCTGGGCATCCTGGAGCTGTGCGGAAGTTGGGCGGGATGTTTTGGAATGTGTGGATCTGGTCGTAATTCAAAGAGGGGCCCTGAGCTCTCAGTCCTCATGAATCGTGAGAGTTTCCCAGGAGCTAAGGCTGGTGATTTTTCAAGAGTCACCAGGCCAGATGAAGGGAGTAGTGTGGTGGCTTCGGGCTCCATTAGTTTTGATTTCTGAGGTGAAGACTTGCCCCTGGCAGGTATTTTTGTCAGATTTTGCTTTTGATAGATGCCCATGGGCGCCGAAGACCTGTAATTACTCTGGCATGATATATTGTGTGTTGGTTTGACCAGCTTTTGCTGCTGAGGATTTTGTATCACTGTCCTGGAGCTGAAAGATTCAGTGGACACCCTGGGAACATTATCTACATTATCTTTTGGAATGTTTTTCTCAGTGTCCTCTTCAGACCTTTTAAAGAAAGTATAGTCTCTTGCAGCAGCTCGTGGCTGTAAACAAGCAATTCCCTGAGGTAAAAGCTCAGTATGTTCTGCCTTGGGTCCAGCAGGAGTTGAATTGATGGAAATCTCATTTCTGGTAACAGTGACAACCCCAGTCTGGTGAGAGCTGAATTCAATGGGCTCACCATCTTCCGCATCAAATATCACAGTCACACATTCTTCTGAAGAAGTCCTTTTTACAACTCTTTGCTGCTTAATGAAACTAAAAGTCTTTGGCCTAGTCTCTGAAGGGATGGGCACttgtttttcctcctcttcaGGAGACTCACATAGAGATTTTCCAAACCCCACAAGGACATCCAGGTTCTCCACCGACTTATCGGTGTCGGCAGCCAATGACACGTCTGAAGGACTTTTCTCATCACTGCTCTCTATGTGCAGCTCATCAAGCGTTTCATTGTCATCAGTGTCTGAAAGCTGGAGGTTGAGAGCCATGCGGCCATGGCCTTGGCCCTGTGGGCCCCTCTCCCTCTGTACCTGAGGCATCTGCACACTTGGGCACAGCTTCATCTCTAAGGGACAGCTGCTGGCGCAACTTGTCAGCTTTTCAGGCCTTTCCTTGGGATAAACTGAGGATGTGCCTTCTAGAaagtgttttctgtttgtctccCAGCCAAACAGACTGTCAGAAACACTGTGGGTTAATTTACTGCCATGTGGCCTGCAGCTCTGCTTTGGAACTGCTTGGAGCAATGCTAAGGTGGAGGAGTCATCGTCCGCATCATCGTGGGAATCTAGATCATAAACAAATGTCTTGTGGGGTTCCTTGCAGGGGCTCCCCAGGTCAGCTGTTTTGCAGGGGGGATACTCCTTGAGGCTGCTACTTTTAATTCCAGGAGAATATATTCCTTCATTCGAGTTCATGCAATCTTTATAACCCCATTTGGTTATCACTGATGGGGGTTCAAGTAACACTTTTCGCTTCTGTAGCTTTCTTAGCCCTTCCAAAATGTGGCTTTCCTTGATACGAGTTGGAGGTAGTTCATTTGTAGGACTAGCAAAGCCACTTGGGAGCGAAGAATCAATACTTAGCCTTTTATCCCAGTTTTGTGATGATTGCTAGGAAAGAAAAGTAGACATCAGAAATGATTGAACCATGTAGATCACAAAGATATAAAAGGAAAAGTACATCATGAGACTTAATTTGTGCTAGTGGTTGGTAAGTATTCAcatataaatgcctacattaattagctaattaatttattcacaaactatgcagcAAACATTGATTTTGCCAGGTCCTGTGCTACGAAGCACAGTAATCTAAAGAAACAGAAGGTAAAGTCCCTGTCTTCATGGGAGGAATCCCAGTGGGGAGAGGAGAATTGGCCACAACTAACTGTATGTCAAGGGAGAAAATGGGAAGTGCAAATGTTGTAAGTACTCTGGAGATTCAGAGGAGGGAGGCCACAGACAGGTCTATTTGGAGAAAGGCATATAggaaaggtatatatatatttttcttttaaacttaccTAGCTCTTGAAAGACACATAGGTTTGCCTTAGGTTAAAAGTGGGGGAAATTATTTCCAGGTGGGAGAAATGGGGTGGGCAAAGACCTAAGTCAGAAAGTACATTCAAGGTACAATGAGGGAATGACTAGAAGATGATATGGCCTTATTGCAGAGTGTCTATGAGAGGTGCAGAGGGTAAAGCTGGGAAAGTAAGTTGGTCGATATCTTTATGCTCACATTTGATAGTTCTGTGACTTCGTAACTTTATTTGGTAGACAATAGATATCTATGAAAATTTTCTTAAGttactacacacatacacatacacatacacatacacatacacatacacacatacacagcagCTGGGCATTCGCTGTTAGAACCTGATAGTAATTATTTACCTACCAAATTTAGAAAGGTCAATTTCCTGCCCATCACCCTTCCCAAATGCCAGCCTCAGCTTTGGAAAAGTGTATGGGAAATGACATAGAGAAAAGGCTGTGCTCtacatattcatatttttttcatagtaTTGCTAATAAGAAAtggaaggggggaaaaaaaagctaacatttactgagcctcTGCTGTACACCAGCCATTTACAGGGTGCTTTCACTCCATCTTCAGAACAGACAACTGAGACTCATTGTTGGGTCTGTTGGAGATCACACAGAAAGAGCTGGAGCAAAGGTATGACCTCTGGTTTCTCAGGATCTCTCTATAGTACGTCGGTTTTGACTCAGTTCAAAAGTGGCCGTGAGGGGacatgaacccaggcagtctggccccAGAGCTTGCAGTCCTAACTGATGCTATATATAAAGCCAAGCTTAGCCCCTCTTCTCCCCTTTACCTTAGTCAGTGTCATAATAGAGATCACAGGTTACCCCACATTATTTCTTAAATGGTACTTGCAGAGTTTAAGGGGCTGACCTAATGATTTCTTAAGAAGGCtatatgggccaggcgcagtggctcacacctataatcccaggactttgggagaccgaggcaggtggatcacaaggtcaagagttcgagaccagcctgacccatatggtgaaaccccatctctactaaaaatacaagaattagctgtgcatgttggcgggtgcctgtaatcccagctactcaggaggctgaggcatgagaatcgcttgaacctgggaggcggactttgcagtgagctgagattgcaccactgcactccctcccaggtgacagagcgagactccgtttcaaaaaaaaaaagggggctatATGATTAATGGTAAAGAGCTTCAAGAGAAGGCTCTGGGTTTCAGAAATGCACTCTATACCAGTTTTGGCTACATCAatctcctccctgccccacacGCTTATGTGCAGTGGTTGAAAAACATGTCAGAAACTTCCATTTGAATCTGGGCTTCTTAGTACACTGTAAACATTTGCTCACATCTAAGGCATTTTCATGAAAATTACTCTTGCTATCAACAACGcacacatttatttgtttttaaatcaaattataaattttctttagGAAATTCTCCACCGTCAGAAGTTGCTGGCAGTAGATGATATTCGGTGATGCTGCCCCACTTCCTCTTCCCTGTACCATTACAAACTCCTTTAGAAATCAGAAGAAATCCCATTAGTGAATCTGGGTATTATAGCTCCACCAGAAAGGAGCTGCCACAGTGTAAGTTTCTAATAATTTCCATGATCCTGATAGTCATGTTGACAATAAATAAGAGAAACCAGGCCAAAGTACCCCACAAGAGCTTGAAAAATGTGGATCTGTTTGACCCCCAAGAAGACATGCTCAACTGCTGTCTTGCCTCCTTTCTGCCATTCTGGAGCCTGCCCGGTGCTGCACGGCGACTTGCCCCAGAGCCAGTGGCTGCAAACCTCCCAGGGTCCAGGCTCTCTGCCTGGTGAGATTAGCCACATTCCTCCTTCAGTCCTCTATAGGAGGTTATAGTATCTAACAACTGGAGAAAAGTCTAGGCCAATCTTGAAGCTTGGGGGTAGGAGACACATGAATGCCCCGTGGGAGTGATGGTGGGGAGGAGTTGGCATTTCCCACAGGCAGATCCGTCCTTTGCTGCGAAAGTTGGAAGAGAGTTGCTCTTGGGAAGCAGTGTGGTTGACTAAAAAATGCTGTTGCTGAGGTGCAGGCCTGTGTTTAATGTCCACAGTCCTCTTCCATTTCTTGACTGGACGAgaatcttatatatatttttttttctaaagggcGTCTTGGTCTTAATGGGAACAAACTGATCTCAATAATTGAAGCAACCTCACCACGTTTCAGGCTGATTCAACAAGGCCAGTATAAAAGAACAATTAAGAATGTAGGTTCTGGAGCCTTCTGGAGCCTGGCTCTGCCATGTACTGCCTGTGGCATCTTGGTTCAGTTATTTAACTTCTTAGCACCTCAGTGTCCTCTTCTGTGAAACGGGGAGAATAGGAGAGCCTACTTAATAGGCAACTGGGAGCATTACATGATCTAATGCTTCTGAAGTCCTTAAAAGGCTGTGCTGCCTATGGTAATTTCTCATCGACTACAGCCACATTCCTCTGTAGGGCAGGCTAGTGCATTTCATGCAGGCTTCCTTTCTGTTTGTAcacaagtatttaaaaaaacatacttGTGAGCTCAAAAAGCGCAATCAATCATATATTAATTGTTACATAATTAATATTCGAATTCAAATTCATATGATACAAGTTTATTATGTAAGTTAATACTACATGAGTACCTAGCACAAAGTAAGAAACTGCAGGAAGTTTCTTAAGTAATACACATTTCAAATGTCTTCATGGATCTGGGTCTGGCTTGTTAGGTCCCTGAGAAACAAGACAGTTCACTGTGAGATATGACAGGTGTACTGGTACTCCATGACCATGACAGAGCCCTATTAAGGATCCAGAGAAGAGCCACCTGAGTGTCCATGAAGTGCCTTACGAACCTTCTTTCTCCTCATTCAGGGGAGAGATTGCCTTAGAACATCAAAAGCTACTGTAATTGGAAGAATTccagccaaaaaataaaagaaagtgaaaagcctttgagagggagagagacaaagaggtgTGAAAGTGAAAAGAGCAGAGCGAGGGGCTCTGGGAGCCAGGGATATTCACAAAGCGAGGAAACATCCCTGACCATCTTTCCAGTCTGTTCCAAACCAGGCTCGGAGCAGTCATTATTCAGAGCACCTAACAACTCCTTAGAGGGAGCAATTTTGATAATGCAGCAGGCTCTGTACTTTGCATTGGAAGTCTGAGTCCCAGGGAATAAGCCCTAAATGCAAACTTGAAATCTTCTGAGTTCTTGTTCAGAGGATGACAAAGCTACTCCCTCATCAATATCTCCTGGGAGTCCTGGATTTTTCTTGGTTTCTACACTGCTAAAACCATGAACTAAATTTACACAAATGGTAGAAAAATGACCTCCAAATACTCTGATCCAGGGTTTCTATTCTCATgtgctctttccttttctccaacATTAGGGAATGGATGAAACAGCTATTTCAAATATTTCCCTTACATCAGTGTACAAAGACGTCTACTCAAAGCACAAAGGAATCTCCAGCTTTGCGAGTCCACTGTGCAGATGGGAGTCATTCTAGTAGTAGTAATTATTAAAAATCCTGGTAAAGGAAATCTTGGCATGTATATAAGTAGAAATATGCCTACCTACACTGAAGTTGTGGTCTCTGTCATCTCACCACGCTGCCCTCCAATTTATAGTCAAATAGTGTTTTATGAGGCTATAGCATTGATGAAAGGATGTCAATATAATACATGAGCAGGTGCTCAGCAAATGGTGGCTTCCTTCTTACCCCTCCCACCTGCCCTTCATCTCCATGACCAAATCCTACCAGAAGAGGATTCTTTTCTGGTTCAGTCTGATGCCACAGTGCCTTACCCTTTTCCTGAG
Protein-coding sequences here:
- the NCKAP5 gene encoding nck-associated protein 5 isoform X2; the encoded protein is MEGKRQLEKRDFGKRLSLDSSLVEYMDSNKYIEHLLTQLEEQHRSLWREKLAVARLQREVAQRTSEGAMHEKLIHELEEERHLRLQSEKRLQEVTLESERNRIQMRGLQQQFSRMEETVRNLLQSQGSPEQKKEETVNIMVYQEKLSEEERKHKEALEDLHMVVDEDSRSESSSTDEGKEKTKLLLERLKALEAENSALALENENQREQYERCLDEVANQVVQALLTQKDLREECVKLKTRVFDLEQQNRTLSILFQQRVRPTSDLLLQKLHSRLLDLSSGDLLSEVERNRSLTQSRTDAEEHQLNTKSALKCPGLGAVIPGHLCPRNSYSSSSELSLSSTCSEYSSGSSYTWHDGKNLRKRQSSQNWDKRLSIDSSLPSGFASPTNELPPTRIKESHILEGLRKLQKRKVLLEPPSVITKWGYKDCMNSNEGIYSPGIKSSSLKEYPPCKTADLGSPCKEPHKTFVYDLDSHDDADDDSSTLALLQAVPKQSCRPHGSKLTHSVSDSLFGWETNRKHFLEGTSSVYPKERPEKLTSCASSCPLEMKLCPSVQMPQVQRERGPQGQGHGRMALNLQLSDTDDNETLDELHIESSDEKSPSDVSLAADTDKSVENLDVLVGFGKSLCESPEEEEKQVPIPSETRPKTFSFIKQQRVVKRTSSEECVTVIFDAEDGEPIEFSSHQTGVVTVTRNEISINSTPAGPKAEHTELLPQGIACLQPRAAARDYTFFKRSEEDTEKNIPKDNVDNVPRVSTESFSSRTVIQNPQQQKLVKPTHNISCQSNYRSSAPMGIYQKQNLTKIPARGKSSPQKSKLMEPEATTLLPSSGLVTLEKSPALAPGKLSRFMRTESSGPLFELRPDPHIPKHPAQLPHSSRMPSRRDWVQCPKSQTPGSRSRPAIESSDSGEPPTRDEHCGSGPEAGAKSPSPPPPPGRSVSLLARPSYDYSPAPSSTKSETRVPSETARTPFKSPLLKGTSAPVISSNPATTEVQRKKPSVAFKKPIFTHPMPSPEAVIQTRCPAHAPSSSFTVMALGPPKVSPKRGVPKTSPRQTLGTPQMDIGLQTPRISPSTHEPLEMTSSKSVSPGRKGQLNDSASTPPKPSFLGVNESPSSQVSSSSSSSSPSKSHNSPHGCQSAHEKGLKTRLPVGLKVLMKSPQLLRKSSTVPGKHEKDSLNEASKSSVAVNKSKPEDSKNPASMEITAGERNVTLLDSQAQGSLADGLPLETALQEPLESSIPGSDGRDGVDNRSMRRSLSSSKPHLKPALGMNGAKARSQSFSTHSGDKPSTPPMEGSGKVRTQIITNTAERGNSLTRQNSSTESSPNKAPSAPMLESLPSVGRPSGHPSSRQGSLGSSGSFSSQHGSPSKLPLRIPPKSEGLLIPPGKEDQQAFTQGECPSANVAVLGEPGSDHRRCPPPPTDCPEALQSPGRTQHLSTFETSSTSKLETSGRHPDASATATDAMSSEAPLSPTIEEKVMLCIQENVEKGQVQTKPTSVEAKQKPGPSFASWFGFRKSRLPALSSRKMDISKTKVEKKDAKVLGFGNRQLKSERKKEKKKPELQCETENELIKDTKSADNPDGGLQSKNNQRTPQDIYNQLKIEPRNRHSPVACSTKDTFMTELLNRVDKKAAPQTESGSSNASCRSVLKGSSQGSCLIGSSISTQGNHKKNMKIKADMEVPKDSLVKEANENLQEDEDDAVADSVFQSHIIESNCQMRTLDSGIGTFPLPDSGNRSTGRYLCQPDSPEDAEPLLPLQSALSAVSSMRAQTLEREVPSSTDHQRPADSAIVHSTSDPIMTARGMRPLQSRLPKPASSGKVSSQKQNEAEPRPQTCSSFGYAEDPMASQPLPDWGSEDAATGTQKLKQLEETKDDPENRLSKISLESFNKFNSNTVILLEKEKNSLNKVEGQKEEKEKNEETSLSSSDRPGVDNLESLSDSLYDSFSSCASQGSNDV